In Shewanella sp. MR-4, the genomic stretch GTCATGCAGTAAACGGCCAATCAGGGTGCTCTTGCCATCGTCTACGCTGCCGCAGGTTAAAAAGCGCAACAAACCTTTATGTTGTTGCTGGGCTAGATATTCTTTAACCCCGTGCTGGCTAATTTCTGCCGCCATACGATTGGTTTTATTGACCGCTTTATCCATCTTTATCTCACTCTTATCTTGCTCAACTGTTCGTGAAGTCGCTGTTACTTGATTGCTCTAAAAGCCTTCATCGGGACATCCACGAAATCGGTTTAATTTGTCTCTCAACCTGCGCTAGAAATGCTTTGGTTTAGAAATAACCTTGGCGTTTCTTCTGCTCCATCGATGCACTCTGATCCGAGTCAATCAACCGCCCTTGGCGTTCGCTCGAGCGAGTTAACAGCATTTCTTCGATGATTTTTTCGAGATTATCCGCCTGTGAATGCATCGCCGCCGTCAATGGATAACAACCTAAGGTTCTAAAACGCACCACCTCATGCTTGATGGTTTCGCCTTCTTCGAGTTTCATGCGCTCATCGTCAGCCATAATTAACTGACCGCCACGCTCAACCACAGGGCGCTCGGCGGCAAAATACAGCGGCACTAACTCAATGTTTTCTTGGTAGATATATTGCCAAATATCGAGTTCGGTCCAGTTAGATAAAGGGAAGACACGAATACTTTCGCCCTTATTCACTGCGCCGTTATAGGTGCGCCACAGTTCTGGGCGTTGATTCTTAGGATCCCATCTGTGGTGGCGATCGCGGAACGAATACACCCGCTCCTTCGCGCGGGACTTTTCCTCATCGCGGCGCGCACCACCAAATGCGGCATCGAAACCATATTGGTTTAAGGCTTGTTTTAAGCCTTGGGTTTTCATGATGTCAGTGTGCTTGGCACTGCCATGGTCGAAGGGGTTAATCCCTTGGGCAACGCCTTCTGGGTTGGTGTGGGTTAATAATTCAAAGCCAAACTTTTTCGCCTGCGCATCACGAAAGGCGATCATCTCTTTGAATTTCCAGCCCGTATCCACGTGCAGCAAAGGGAATGGGATCTTGCCGGGATAAAAAGCTTTGCGCGCAAGGTGTAACATCACCGAAGAATCTTTTCCGATGGAATACAACATTACTGGATTGTCGAATTCGGCAGCGACTTCACGAATGATTTGAATGCTTTCGGCTTCCAGTTGTTGTAAGTGGCTTAATTCACGCCCGGCCATACTCTTCTCCGTTTACCTAAAATGGGCTGCGACAGGCAGCTGGATTTAACTTAACTATTTCTAAAAAATGATCTGATTTAACTAAATTTTTGCAACAATCTTGGCGGCATCTGCGGTATCGAGCGCTGACTCGCCTTCACCCTTAGGTTGGAACCAATTTAAACTGTCAGCCAGCGCAACCACTTCGCCAATAATCATCAGTGCGGGCATTTGCAGTTGCGGATCGGCTGCGAGCTGTTCGAGTGAATCTAATTGACCAATAAAACGCTGCTGCGACTGAGTGGTCGCCTTAGAGACAATCGCCACTGGGGTTTGTGGGCTACGGCCAGCATCGATTAATCCTT encodes the following:
- the cysD gene encoding sulfate adenylyltransferase subunit CysD, which translates into the protein MAGRELSHLQQLEAESIQIIREVAAEFDNPVMLYSIGKDSSVMLHLARKAFYPGKIPFPLLHVDTGWKFKEMIAFRDAQAKKFGFELLTHTNPEGVAQGINPFDHGSAKHTDIMKTQGLKQALNQYGFDAAFGGARRDEEKSRAKERVYSFRDRHHRWDPKNQRPELWRTYNGAVNKGESIRVFPLSNWTELDIWQYIYQENIELVPLYFAAERPVVERGGQLIMADDERMKLEEGETIKHEVVRFRTLGCYPLTAAMHSQADNLEKIIEEMLLTRSSERQGRLIDSDQSASMEQKKRQGYF